A DNA window from Camelina sativa cultivar DH55 chromosome 13, Cs, whole genome shotgun sequence contains the following coding sequences:
- the LOC109128332 gene encoding probable splicing factor 3A subunit 1, producing the protein MFTSTNQAPVDIAIIEPPPEIRSSVEKTALLVSWTVAEMERKIMAISKDTEDFNFLRKSDPYHAFYQHKLAEYRALNQDIDGCLRPDPLANLKGDAQPRPPATLPEGFSTQKELCTVDLTAKYVARYGVDFWLHLYRKEHMNPQFEFLTPADSKFEYFDQVAVLNSEVFERSEKLTSDRMEIVIEGFFYYLHRLEELRIHQEGMENAPDKINLSASVGGGDGRFAHIKDEDLPLLKHPLTRKNFLSERQPAMLPLGSQLALLQVQQEKS; encoded by the coding sequence ATGTTCACTTCGACAAATCAAGCTCCGGTGGATATAGCTATCATCGAGCCACCTCCAGAGATCAGAAGCTCTGTTGAGAAAACTGCACTTTTGGTTTCCTGGACAGTGGCGGAGATGGAGAGGAAGATCATGGCCATTAGTAAGGATACTGAAGATTTCAACTTTCTGAGGAAATCAGATCCTTATCACGCATTTTACCAGCACAAGCTTGCTGAATACCGTGCTCTGAATCAAGATATAGATGGGTGCCTCCGACCTGATCCTTTAGCTAACTTAAAAGGTGATGCACAACCTCGGCCTCCAGCTACTCTCCCTGAAGGATTCAGTACTCAAAAGGAGCTTTGTACTGTTGACCTCACAGCCAAGTATGTGGCACGGTATGGAGTGGATTTTTGGTTACATTTGTATAGGAAAGAGCATATGAACCCTCAGTTTGAGTTTCTGACGCCAGCTGATAGCAAGTTCGAGTATTTCGATCAGGTTGCTGTTTTAAATTCGGAAGTATTCGAGCGTTCTGAAAAGCTGACTAGTGATCGTATGGAGATTGTTATCGAGGGTTTTTTCTATTATCTTCATCGATTAGAGGAATTGCGGATTCATCAGGAGGGAATGGAAAACGCTCCGGATAAGATTAATTTGTCTGCTTctgttggtggtggtgatggtcgTTTTGCTCACATCAAGGACGAAGATTTGCCACTACTTAAACACCCTTTGACGAGGAAGAACTTTCTATCAGAAAGGCAGCCTGCTATGCTTCCACTGGGATCTCAACTTGCTCTTCTTCAAGTTCAGCAGGAGAAATCCTAA